The genomic segment AAATCCCACCACATAATAAGCCATTTTGAAATTCCAGCTCCCTATCACAGCCTGAAGAGAACCGATAGGACAGGCACCAACAGCACCGGGGCAGGAATAGCAGTTCAGGCCCGGAACACAGGCATTTTTCAATTTGCCTGTGTAAATTTTGCCTGTGACAAAGCCGGTAACATGACTGTTTGTAATGAACGCCCATAGTGCCTGGATTCCGTGGCGGGGCCACTCATTGATCTTCATATTTTTTGTGTTTTGTTTCTTATTACTTTTGTTATCGCTGTTCTTTTTGTTACTCATTTATCCTATTCCTACACATTCCATACAGATATTAATGGCTTTTGTAAACACCACTGCCAGCTCTCCGCGGGAAATCCCATATCCCATAAAGCAGACTCCTACAAGCATAAGAATCAACGCCGGCCATTTACTGTTCCATATTTTGCTGGTTTTCAATTCATCCATTTTTTATTTTCCCTCTGTTACATTCTCCAGCTCTTTTTCCACGATCTCTTTCCACTCGTCCAGACTGTGGCTTCCGGAGTAAGTTTCGCCTACAATATTTCCGTTCTTATCAACAAAGAAAGTTTCCGGGAAAGCGGAGATTCCATTAAGACGTCCGTTCATCATTCCGGAATCCGGGATCAGGAATGGATAGGATGCCTTTGTTTTCTTCTGAAGTACCTGAGCCTTTTTCACTGCTTCCTGATCCTGCTTTCCACCACTGCCTACTGTATCCAGTGTCACGCCTACTACTCCCACACCTTTATCCTTCATCTCCTGATAAAGTTTCTCCAGATCAGGAATCTCATTGACACATGGAGAACACCAGGTGGTGAAAATATTTACCATAGTCAGATCATATTTGCTAAAGATATCCTGTGTGTAAGTTTTTCCATCAACTCCTGTTGTTTCAAATTTACCTACATTTGTTCCTTCAGTCGCCTCTGTACTGTCAGAAGTATCCTGTGGCTGGTCAAATGCAGAGAGCATCTGGAAAGGAGTCATTTCTGTAAGTGTTACCTCAATCCCCTCCACGTCCTTTAACAGATCTGCATCCGCATCCTTGTTTGTGCTGAGATAATATTTATATTTGCCATCACTGCTGGTGCCCAGTTCTTTATGCTCTGTACAGCCGGTAATCCTATCCAGATCTTTCTGGGATTCCTCATCATACATTCCGATCACACCTACTCTGCTGAGACTTTTCAGCCAATCGTCATATCCGGTGCCCATCTTATCCACCTCTGCATCCTTCTGCTCATCTGTCAGGGTGCACCAGCTTGCTGTAGCATATGTGACTGCATCTGCATTGTCATTCCATCTCTCATCTGTAAACATGGAAATGTTCTTCTTCTCCATCTGCTCTTTCAGATCTTTGGAAATCCCTAATTTCATTCCAAGGAATGGATATTCATAAGTATCCTGTGCCGGCTGAGCAATCTCTGACGGTTTGAAAGATCCTGCGATCAAGCCCTCGGAAGCTGCCACACTGCCATCTTCTGCTGCCTGAGCATCCTTTCCATCCATCTGAACCGCACCTGCACCGGCTTCCTCTGCAGGCACTGAAAGAGTTTCCTCTGCATGTGCAGTTACAATACCTCCCATAGATGTCACACTTAATACACCTGCTGCAAAAATCGCCATTAATCTCATTCTTCTGTTTTTCATTATAAGTAAGCTCCCTTCATTTTTTACTGTTATGATTTTTATATTACTTTTAAGCCAAGCCGATAAAAACATACACTTCTCTACCTGCTCCTAACCAAATAACTGCTTCACAGTTTAATTGGTTAATTCCTTATGTCTGTCCGCAGATTTGGATTTTGTCCCCGCATAACAGGCATCGTTTTATTGATATGCACACATTATAGCATCTGAGAAATAAAATCTGTGTTAAGAAAATAACTTTTTTCAAAATTTTATTTCATGGCCAGTCACAGACAAATCTGAAACTTGGTGACATGCTCTCGCCACTTAAATCTTACAGATTTTGAAGTGGGAGCTTCCTGCTCAATTGCCCTTCAGGGCAAAACTAAAACAGGCTATCCCCGCGTGTCCCGCGGTTCTTTTTTTTATCCGGTTACGGATCTTTTCTGTGCTATTATGCACATTTTTTATATATTCTTTTTCCTTCTTTCAGAATATTGACCGCCGCATTCACATCCCGGTCCATCCGGTTTCCACATTCGCATAGGTATATCCGTTCTGATAATGCCAGCTCTTTCTTCTTATGTCCGCATACGCTACATATCTTACTGGATGCAAAATATCTGTCTACTTTTATCAGATATTTTCCGCGTTCTTCCAGCTTATATCCGAGCATGGAAAGGAACTGGCCATATCCGTTATCCTGTATCCCTTTTCCGAAATGCAGGCCTCCGGCTATCCCCTTCAGGTTCAGATCCTCCACACATACTGCGTCATAGTCTTCTGCAAGGCTGTGGCTGAGCTTATGCTGGAAATCCTTCCTCTGGTTCTTTATCTTTTCATGATATAATGCAACCTTTTTCTTCTGTTTCTGATAGTTACGGCTTCCCTTTTCACATCTGGAAAGCTTTCTCTGTTCCCGGGCAAGTTTTTTCTCTGCATTCCGGTAAAACATGGGATATCCGGCCCTTTCACCGGTGGAAAATACACACATCCCATGCATGGCAAAATCAATCCCCAGAAATTTTTCCGCCTGTCTTTTCTCCACTGTTTGGTTTTCACAGTCGAACAGCAGGCTGGCAAAATATTTTCCGGACGGTTCCCTGCTCATAGTCACTGATTTCAGCTTCCATCCCTCCGGTATTATACGGTGGAGCTTTATTTTTACTGGCTGCATCTTTGGCAGTTTCAGGAACCCGTCCTGCAGACAGATATTCCCATTTACCATATTTGTTGTATAGGATTTCCGCGAATGTTTTTTTGATTTATAATGCGGAAATCCCACTCCCGGTTCCCGGAAAAATTTCCGGAAAGCCCCTTCCAGATTTAACTGTACATTCGCTAGCGCAAGAGAATCTACCTCTTTCAGCCATGGATATTCTTTTTTATATCCGGCCGGCGTATTTTTCAGCATCTTTTTTTCTTCCTGATAATGACGGATCTTATCCGCAAGCATCCGATTATAGAGAAAACGACTGCAGCCGATCGTCTTCTCTATCTGGGTTATCTGTTCTTTATTTGGATAGATCCTTATTTTTACTGCCCGGTTTATCTTTCTCACCCTGACTCTCTATATACTGATGGATTGTTTCAACAGGTGCTATATTTCAAAGATTTCTTTTGTTCTCTCTGACATCTTATCGTCCAGCATCTTTCTGCTATATTTCATAACCAGAATCAAACAAAAACACTGAATGAGAATTATTATCTAAACTCATTATGTACACTCACTTATTGCTTATTTCGACCGTCCAAATTCCAAGAGCATATTGTTCTTTTTTCTATTATAATATATTTATTGTGTCAGAACAAGTGTTTTGTGATTTTTTATAAATTTGAGCAGACATGCTCGAATGTGCAATTCATAGTGCAATTCATCCCATCACCTATAGAAGGCCACTGAAAAAGTCCTTTTTGCGTATAAATTAACACAAAATAAAGTACATCAATCAACTTTGAGACACTGTATATAGTATGAAAAAACAGTTTTTCAGCGGCGTCCCTATAGAGGTGAGGGAATTCTTGCTACGGTTGTTAAAAGAACTTTGTAATCGGATATTTTAATATGAAACATTTTCTTTTTTTACACGAATTTTATACTTCGTGTGCTATGATAAAACTATAAATCTAGAAATTCAAAAAGGAGACTATCATGCACATTTTAATTATAGAAGACGAAGAACAGCTCTGCCGTTCCATGGCAGAAGGACTCCGCATGGACGGATATGAAACAGATACCTGCTTTGACGGGGAAGAGGGACTGGAATTATGTATGACAGAGAATTACGACCTGATCCTTCTGGATCTGAACCTGCCGGGAATTGACGGTCTGGAAATCCTGCGTCAGTTCCGTACCTTCAATACCAATACTCCTGTTCTCATACTCTCCGCAAGAGTACAGATCCAGGATAAGGTGGAGGGTCTGGATCTGGGAGCCAACGATTACCTCACCAAACCATTTCATTTCGAGGAGCTGGAAGCCCGCATCCGCAGCCTTACCCGCCGTAAATTTATCCAGGAGGATGTCTGCCTGAGATGCAGCCGCATTACCTTTGACACACGCACAAGAGAAGCCAGTGTAGATGGCGCGCCTCTGGCTCTCACCAGAAAAGAAAGCTCACTTCTGGAATACTTTCTGCTTCACCGCAACCGGATCATCAGCCCTGAGGAAATGATCGAGCATCTCTGGGACGGCAGCGTAAACAGCTTCAGTAACTCCATCCGGGTGCACATTTCTTCTTTAAGGAAAAAACTGAGAACTGCCCTTGGATATGATCCTATACAGAATAAGATTGGACAGGGATATATTCTGGAAGAATAAAAATCATTCATATCTGTACAATAAATATTTTCAGATGTAAAACATCCCCCCTCCCCCGCCGCTTAGTGCTTCGCGCACTTGAAGCGGGGGAATGCTTATCTGCGTTCAAATACTACTATGTCATTATAATGAAACGAAAGGATTTATCTATGAAATTTTATTCAGAAAAACTTTCCCCCCGCAGGCTCTCCCTCCAGTGGAGGCTCACATTGCTGATCTCCGGACTGGTTATCACAGCCTGTGCACTGATGTATTTCTTTATCAGCCGTTCTGCTGTGACCGGTCTGGAAGGGATTTCCGACTATGTGGTTCTGGTCACCCCTGACAATTCAAACCCGATCTCTATCAATGTAGATCCAAAAATCCTCATCCCTGATCTGGAAAACCAGATCCAGAATACCAAAAATAAATTTCTGTTCCAGAGCATGATTGCCACAGGTATCATTATTCTTCTCAGCAGTATCTGTACCTGGTTTGTCACCAGAAGAGCCCTGACCCCTCTGCGCAGATTCAGTGACAGGATCAGCCAGGTACAGGCTCAGAATCTGTCTGAACCGCTGGAAGTCCCACTCTCAGAGGATGAGATCTCACGTCTGACCAGATCCTTTAATGACATGCTTGCCCGCCTGGACAATGCATTCTCTGCACAGAAGCAGTTTGTGGCAAGTGCAGCACATGAGCTTCGCACACCCTTAGCTGTAATGCAGACAAATTTGGAAGTTTTTTACAAGAAGCCGGAACACACACACCAGGAATACGACAGGCTTTTCACCATGCTTCAGGAACAGACCGGACGGCTTTCCCACCTTGCGGAAATTCTGCTGGACATGACAGGTCTTCAGACTGTAGAGCGTTCTGATACCATTTCCCTTGCAGCACTCACAGAAGAAGTTTTCTGCGATCTGGACCCGGTTGCAGAAAAGCATCAGATCCGGCTTATTCAGACAGAAGGTGACTGTACTGTTACAGGCAGCTATATCCTTCTGTACCGGGCAGTCTATAATCTGGTTGAAAATGCAATCAAATATAACCGGCCTTCCGGTTCCGTCACTGTAGGCATTCATTCTGCAGAGACTGCAGTCCTGGAGGTAACTGACACAGGCATCGGTATCTCCCCTGAAAATCAGGAGAAAATCTTTGATCCCTTCTACCGTGTGGACAAATCCCGCAGCCGCGCCATGGGCGGTGCCGGTCTGGGTCTTGCCCTTGTAAGCGAGATTGCCAGACAGCACAACGGCCAGGTAAAAGTAACCCAGAGCAGCGAAAAAGGCAGCACCATTGCCCTGATGCTGCCTGTAACACTCCTTTAAATCAACTGACCACTGATTTTTTCTCTTATTTATTTTTTTCCAGAATCTGAATCAGTTTCTGTGTATCTTCCATAGTAGTAGCCCAGCTTGTGGCAAAGCGGATCACAGAGTGTGTCTCATCATACTTCTCCCAGAATCCGAACTCCACATCCTGGGCTATTTCTTTCATTACATCATTAGACACAATACAGAAGATCTGGTTGGTAGGCGTATCCAGAGAAAGCTGATATCCATACTTCTTCAGTGCAGCCTTGATCTGCTCTGCAGCTTCCATTGCAGGTTTGCCGATCCGCAGGTACAGTCCGTCCGTAAACAGCTCACCAAACTGGATCCCGGCGATTCTTCCTTTGGCAAGCAATGCTCCATGCTGCTTGATGATTGTAAAGAAATGAGGAATCCGTCCTTTCTGCGGTATAACCACCGCTTCTCCAAACAATGCTCCGCATTTGGTTCCTCCAATGTAAAACGCATCACTAAATTCAGCCAGATCAGTGAGAGTCACATCGTTCTCCGGACTTGCCAGTGCATAGGCAAGGCGGGCGCCATCCACATAAAGGGGAAGATGATTTTCCCGGCAGACTTTGCTGAGAGCTGCTAATTCTTCTCTGGAATACAGGGTACCATATTCTGTTGGCTGGGAAATATATACCATTCCAGGCATTACCATATGCTCATAGTTGGCATCATCATAGAAATCCTTCACCAGCTTCTCAATCTGCTGTGCAGAGATTTTTCCATCTTTCTGCGGTACTATCAGAACCTTATGTCCACCAAATTCAATGGCGCCAGATTCATGGGTTGCAATATGGCCTGTATCCGCAGCCACAACTCCCTGATAGGATTTCAAAAGTGCATCGATCACTGTGGCATTGGTCTGTGTTCCGCCAACCAGCAGGAATACATCTGCCTCCGGTGCATTGCAGGCTTTTCTGATCTTTTCTTTCGCTTCTTCTGTATATGGATCCTGACCATATCCCACTGTTTTCTCCAGATTCGTCTCCATCAGCTTTTTCATGATCGCAGGATGTGCACCCTCCATGTAGTCACTGGCGAAATATAAACGTGATTCTGTATTTTCCATTTTTATCGTTATGTCCTTTCTACTGCACTATTTGCGCATCTGACTTTTTTATTCATAGCTTCTGTTCTGTACCGGAACGCTATTCATTCTGTAACTCTATTTTTCTTAGCATTTCTCCCATCTGCTCTTCTGGCTTTCACAGATGGAGTTCCACTGACAATTCCCACAGATTTCTTTCCTCTTTCCTGATGCCAGGATTTTCTTTTGAACAATATCTGTAAAATCATCAAATTCCATAATCTGTCCATTCTCCAGGCCACATAAATCCAGTACTGCATTGTCATATGCTTCTACAAGCGAAAAGGAAGAACAACATCCTTTTTCATTATTGGGACAGGCAGAACAGATCTCGTCTGTATCTGCATGAAGCTGTATCTTCGCTCCCTTCTGGAAAATATCCAGCATTTCCTGCATATGTGCGGAAAACCCATCACTGTATCCCTCACCCTTGAAATATGCAAGGCACATTCCATGGTGAGGGCGTAGTGGAATATTTTTTATAAAAGACATCTTTGTACACCCTTCTCCTTAATTTTTTAACATATTGGATACTTTAACACAAAGCGTTTTTATTGACAACTTTTTCTATTTTATAGTTTACAATCCAACAATTCTATATACTGATCGGATTTCATCAGACTTACTTGATAAAATCAAAAAAATCCTTTTTTACTTCTTCTTCATTTACCAGCCTTAGCTACCCTCATATTATAAAGAAAGGTACCCAATGATGCCAGAATAATCAGCACATATCCTGTAAAGCTGTACTTATCCGGAATCTCTCCAAACAGGATAAATCCCAGCATCGTGGCAAAAATAATCTGCGAATAATCAAAAATGGAAATCTTCCCTGCAGGTGCATAGGTGTATGCAGCCGTAATCGTAAACTGTCCACCCGCTGCGAATAATCCTGCCATCAGCAATGTCACAAGCTGCTTCATATTCATGGGTGTGAAATGGAACAACATCCACGGCACAACCGACAAACAGGAGAAAAATGAAAAATAAAACACGATAACCGGTCCCTTCACTCCGTGAGTTCCCAGTACACGCACCATCGTATAGGCAATTCCTGCCCCCAGTCCACCGCAGACTCCTATCAGTGCCGGAACAAGTGCCGCATTCTGAAATCCCGGTTTCACTACAAATAAACATCCTATAAACGCCAGCGCAACACACGCAGCCTGCACCGGTCTGATCTTTTCCTTTAACAAAAGGAATGAAAAAATAATCGCAAAAAACGGAGACAACTTATTCAGTATCGATGCATCTGCCACCAACAGATGATCAATGGCATAAAAGTTACACAGAATCCCCAGTGTCCCGCACACACAACGCAAAATCAGCGGTCCCCAGTATTTCTTATCCACCTTCGGCACTGTACGATTCTTACAGAGAATCGCCGCTGCAAACACCGCCGCCACCAGATTCCGGAAGAAACTCTTCTCCACAGACGGCAGATCACCTGCCAGACGTACACTCACATTCATACAAGCAAAGAAAAACGCCGACAGGATGATCATTATCATACCCTTTATGTAATTTTCCTGTTTCATCAGATTTAACCTGCCTTTCTGTCCATGCAGACAGCTTCTTTTTATCATATGCTGTCTGTCATCTACCTGTTAATCATATCACGGACAATCGTTTTAGTACAAATAGATTTTTTATTTCAATTCGTCCTAAACCATGATATGTTACTGTTCACTCCGTTCACAGTAACGTAGCCAAAATTCATTCCAGATTGCCTGTGGCAATGGAATTTTGGCTCGTATGTCTCGGGATTTTGGCATATTCATGCCAAAACACCTCGCGGAATAGTGGTGTGTGAACAGTAACCATGATATACTATAAGAACTGTCGAACCTCCAGCAGAAAGGAGGTGAGTTTCATGGAAGAAATTCTCGTCACATTTCTTGTCTCTGTTTTAGCAGGCGTAGTTAGCTACTACATATGCAAATGGCTGGACGGCAGACACTAGACAGCAACAGCCCAAACGGAACAGCTCACCGTAACGAGCAAGAAAGCCCTCAGAGCTGCAACTCTGAGGGCTTTTGTTTCTTTAGTTCGCTTCATGGAATCTCGTCACATTCCTTAGCTACTGTTAGTATATGCTGAAAAAAATAAAAAGTCAACTTAAAAATAATATTAGGTAGTATAAATTTACTGTAGGAAATTTACCCTGCTTTTACATCCCATTGACTTTTCCAAAAGCTTGTGTTACTCTAAAGCGTGTTTGAAAATTGTAACGCACATCTTGCGTAAAGCATTTTTCAAATACGCTCTAACAAAAGAAAATCTGCATAATGGATAATAACAACGGGAGCCTGTGGGACAGGCTGAGAGGAAGATAGATCTTCGACCGCACCTGATATGGATAATGCCAGCGTAGGGACTGTATTTGTATATTAAAATCTGCCAGTGTGTTATTCCGGCAGATTTTTTTGCAGGATTTTATCTGCTTCCTGCACAACTGATAATGTCTGCTTCGGCAGACCAAATCTTAATTTCAAGGAGGTTCATTATTATGAACACAGACAGATCAAAAACACTCAGAATGGTCATGCTCGCCATGATGGTTGCCATCGGCGTTGTCATCTCACCTATTCTGAGAATCGAGGGTATGTGCCCTACTGCACACCTGATAAACATCGTCTGTTCCGTACTTCTGGGACCGTGGTATTCATTGCTTTGTGCCACTCTCATCGGAATCATCCGAATGATGTTTATGGGTATCCCGCCACTTGCACTGACAGGTGCCGTATTCGGCGCATTTTTATCAGGCGTTTTCTACCGCGCTTCTCATGGAAAGATTATCTGCGCAGTGATCGGTGAAATCTTCGGAACCGGTATCATAGGCTCTCTGGTTTCCTATCCTGTAATGGCATTTCTTATGGGCAGAAGCGGACTGAACGCATTTTTCTATACACCAATGTTTCTGGCAGCAACCTGCATGGGCGGCACCATTGCCTACTTCTTCCTGAAGGCCTTAAGTCACGCAGGAATGCTTGCCAAATTTCAGCAAAGCCTTGGAGCAAAAGTATATGACCGTAAATCAGACAAATCCCAGACAATTGACCAGAGCAGCACAGCCGCTGATTCATTGCATCACTAATCCGATTTCTATTCATGACTGTGCGAATATTATTTTGGCGGCCGGAGGCCGCCCGATCATGGCAGAACATCCGGCAGAAGTAGCTGAGATCACCAGAAACTCTCATGCACTGGCACTGAATCTTGGAAATATCACTGATGCACGTATGAAATCCATGCCGGAATCTCTGAAAACTGCTGCCAGTCTCCATATCCCTGTTATGCTTGATCTGGTAGGAACTGCCTGCAGCAATCTGCGCTATGAATTCGCACAGAAGCTTATGAACATCCACATGCCTGAACTCCTAAAAGGAAATATGTCTGAACTTCTTGCCATGTCCGGACAGACCGCACATGCAATTGGAATTGACGCAGGTGTACAGGATGTGCTTACAGATGCCAATCGTTCCCATCTGAAAGAACTTTTCCAGGAAAAGGCTTCCCGGTGGAATACCACACTTCTTATCACAGGCAAGGAAGATATGATCGTCTCTGCCAGTAAATGTGAATTTATTACAAATGGCACTCCTGCCATGTCACAGATTACAGGAACCGGATGTATGCTTGGAATGATCTGTGCCACCTATCTGGCAGTTACAGACCCATTTACAGCGGCCCTGTCAGCAGCCAGAGAATTTGGCACAGCAGGAGAAAGAGCAGAGAAAAACAGCTCCGGCCCCGGAAGCTTCCAGACAGAGCTGTTCGATCAGTTTTACAATCTTTTATAAAAAAGTTCCCGTCAGACAATATGGCCAAATTTCTTCCATATTATCTGCGGGAACTTTTTTATGCTATTTCCGCACTGCGCATCTTTCCCAGTTCTCGTCTCGCAAACACAATTGCCAGCACAAATGCCGCTGCATCTGCGATCGGTCCTGCATACATCACTCCATCAATTCCCATAAACAACGGGAAGATAATGATCAATGGCAGAAGAAAAATCACCTGCCGTGTCAGAGACATTACAATACCCAGCTTCGCCATACCGATAGAAGTAAAGAAACCGGAAGATACCGGCTGGATACCGTTTGCAAAAGTCATAAACATAAATATTTTCAAGTAGCGTTCTGCAAACTGAAAATACAGCTCACTTCCTGTTCCGAAGATACCCACGATCTGGTGTGGAAATATCTGGAAACAGAAAAAAAATATCGTTGCAATTACTGTACAGGCAGTTACAGAATAACGGTATGCCTGTCTTACTCTGTCATATT from the Blautia wexlerae DSM 19850 genome contains:
- a CDS encoding CD1871A family CXXC motif-containing protein; the protein is MDELKTSKIWNSKWPALILMLVGVCFMGYGISRGELAVVFTKAINICMECVGIG
- a CDS encoding TlpA family protein disulfide reductase, which gives rise to MKNRRMRLMAIFAAGVLSVTSMGGIVTAHAEETLSVPAEEAGAGAVQMDGKDAQAAEDGSVAASEGLIAGSFKPSEIAQPAQDTYEYPFLGMKLGISKDLKEQMEKKNISMFTDERWNDNADAVTYATASWCTLTDEQKDAEVDKMGTGYDDWLKSLSRVGVIGMYDEESQKDLDRITGCTEHKELGTSSDGKYKYYLSTNKDADADLLKDVEGIEVTLTEMTPFQMLSAFDQPQDTSDSTEATEGTNVGKFETTGVDGKTYTQDIFSKYDLTMVNIFTTWCSPCVNEIPDLEKLYQEMKDKGVGVVGVTLDTVGSGGKQDQEAVKKAQVLQKKTKASYPFLIPDSGMMNGRLNGISAFPETFFVDKNGNIVGETYSGSHSLDEWKEIVEKELENVTEGK
- a CDS encoding RNA-guided endonuclease TnpB family protein codes for the protein MRKINRAVKIRIYPNKEQITQIEKTIGCSRFLYNRMLADKIRHYQEEKKMLKNTPAGYKKEYPWLKEVDSLALANVQLNLEGAFRKFFREPGVGFPHYKSKKHSRKSYTTNMVNGNICLQDGFLKLPKMQPVKIKLHRIIPEGWKLKSVTMSREPSGKYFASLLFDCENQTVEKRQAEKFLGIDFAMHGMCVFSTGERAGYPMFYRNAEKKLAREQRKLSRCEKGSRNYQKQKKKVALYHEKIKNQRKDFQHKLSHSLAEDYDAVCVEDLNLKGIAGGLHFGKGIQDNGYGQFLSMLGYKLEERGKYLIKVDRYFASSKICSVCGHKKKELALSERIYLCECGNRMDRDVNAAVNILKEGKRIYKKCA
- a CDS encoding response regulator transcription factor, translated to MHILIIEDEEQLCRSMAEGLRMDGYETDTCFDGEEGLELCMTENYDLILLDLNLPGIDGLEILRQFRTFNTNTPVLILSARVQIQDKVEGLDLGANDYLTKPFHFEELEARIRSLTRRKFIQEDVCLRCSRITFDTRTREASVDGAPLALTRKESSLLEYFLLHRNRIISPEEMIEHLWDGSVNSFSNSIRVHISSLRKKLRTALGYDPIQNKIGQGYILEE
- a CDS encoding sensor histidine kinase; amino-acid sequence: MKFYSEKLSPRRLSLQWRLTLLISGLVITACALMYFFISRSAVTGLEGISDYVVLVTPDNSNPISINVDPKILIPDLENQIQNTKNKFLFQSMIATGIIILLSSICTWFVTRRALTPLRRFSDRISQVQAQNLSEPLEVPLSEDEISRLTRSFNDMLARLDNAFSAQKQFVASAAHELRTPLAVMQTNLEVFYKKPEHTHQEYDRLFTMLQEQTGRLSHLAEILLDMTGLQTVERSDTISLAALTEEVFCDLDPVAEKHQIRLIQTEGDCTVTGSYILLYRAVYNLVENAIKYNRPSGSVTVGIHSAETAVLEVTDTGIGISPENQEKIFDPFYRVDKSRSRAMGGAGLGLALVSEIARQHNGQVKVTQSSEKGSTIALMLPVTLL
- a CDS encoding threonine aldolase family protein; translated protein: MENTESRLYFASDYMEGAHPAIMKKLMETNLEKTVGYGQDPYTEEAKEKIRKACNAPEADVFLLVGGTQTNATVIDALLKSYQGVVAADTGHIATHESGAIEFGGHKVLIVPQKDGKISAQQIEKLVKDFYDDANYEHMVMPGMVYISQPTEYGTLYSREELAALSKVCRENHLPLYVDGARLAYALASPENDVTLTDLAEFSDAFYIGGTKCGALFGEAVVIPQKGRIPHFFTIIKQHGALLAKGRIAGIQFGELFTDGLYLRIGKPAMEAAEQIKAALKKYGYQLSLDTPTNQIFCIVSNDVMKEIAQDVEFGFWEKYDETHSVIRFATSWATTMEDTQKLIQILEKNK
- a CDS encoding DUF1284 domain-containing protein codes for the protein MSFIKNIPLRPHHGMCLAYFKGEGYSDGFSAHMQEMLDIFQKGAKIQLHADTDEICSACPNNEKGCCSSFSLVEAYDNAVLDLCGLENGQIMEFDDFTDIVQKKILASGKRKEICGNCQWNSICESQKSRWEKC
- a CDS encoding DMT family transporter, with translation MKQENYIKGMIMIILSAFFFACMNVSVRLAGDLPSVEKSFFRNLVAAVFAAAILCKNRTVPKVDKKYWGPLILRCVCGTLGILCNFYAIDHLLVADASILNKLSPFFAIIFSFLLLKEKIRPVQAACVALAFIGCLFVVKPGFQNAALVPALIGVCGGLGAGIAYTMVRVLGTHGVKGPVIVFYFSFFSCLSVVPWMLFHFTPMNMKQLVTLLMAGLFAAGGQFTITAAYTYAPAGKISIFDYSQIIFATMLGFILFGEIPDKYSFTGYVLIILASLGTFLYNMRVAKAGK
- the thiW gene encoding energy coupling factor transporter S component ThiW, which encodes MNTDRSKTLRMVMLAMMVAIGVVISPILRIEGMCPTAHLINIVCSVLLGPWYSLLCATLIGIIRMMFMGIPPLALTGAVFGAFLSGVFYRASHGKIICAVIGEIFGTGIIGSLVSYPVMAFLMGRSGLNAFFYTPMFLAATCMGGTIAYFFLKALSHAGMLAKFQQSLGAKVYDRKSDKSQTIDQSSTAADSLHH
- the thiM gene encoding hydroxyethylthiazole kinase, whose product is MTVNQTNPRQLTRAAQPLIHCITNPISIHDCANIILAAGGRPIMAEHPAEVAEITRNSHALALNLGNITDARMKSMPESLKTAASLHIPVMLDLVGTACSNLRYEFAQKLMNIHMPELLKGNMSELLAMSGQTAHAIGIDAGVQDVLTDANRSHLKELFQEKASRWNTTLLITGKEDMIVSASKCEFITNGTPAMSQITGTGCMLGMICATYLAVTDPFTAALSAAREFGTAGERAEKNSSGPGSFQTELFDQFYNLL